A region from the Helcococcus ovis genome encodes:
- the atpD gene encoding F0F1 ATP synthase subunit beta, translating into MKEQGKIIAISGPVVDVEFEKSANLPRIKEALSTKVGNELKVMEVAQHIGSSIVRCIMLSGSEGLNRDMIVERDGFGIRVPVGDVTLGRMFNVLGIPIDKGSELDPNVKKWLIHRDAPKFEDQSPAVEILETGIKVIDLLEPYPKGGKIGLFGGAGVGKTVLIQELINNVAQEHGGYSIFTGVGERSREGNDLWLEMNESGVIDKTALVFGQMNESPGVRMRVALTGLTMAEYFRDEEGKDVLLFIDNIFRFVQAGSEVSTLLGRMPSAVGYQPTLAEEMGQLQERITSTKKGSVTSVQAVYVPADDLTDPAPATTFSHLDATTVLSRKVAEQGLYPAVDPLNSTSRILEPEIVGEEHYQTARRVQEALQKYNELQDIIAILGMDELSEEDRAIVYRARRIQRFLSQPTHVAKKFTGLDGKYVKLEDTIKGFKAILDGEMDQYPEAAFFNVGTIEEVIEKAEKIKGEN; encoded by the coding sequence ATGAAAGAACAAGGAAAAATAATTGCAATTTCAGGACCGGTAGTTGACGTTGAGTTTGAAAAAAGTGCGAATTTGCCAAGAATTAAAGAAGCCTTATCTACAAAAGTTGGGAATGAATTAAAAGTTATGGAAGTAGCTCAACATATCGGAAGTAGTATTGTTAGATGCATTATGCTATCAGGTAGTGAAGGGCTAAATAGGGATATGATAGTTGAAAGGGATGGATTTGGTATAAGAGTACCTGTAGGAGATGTTACATTAGGAAGAATGTTTAATGTTTTAGGTATTCCGATAGATAAAGGTTCTGAATTAGATCCAAATGTAAAAAAATGGTTGATTCATAGAGATGCACCTAAATTTGAAGACCAAAGCCCTGCTGTGGAGATTCTTGAAACAGGTATTAAAGTTATCGACTTACTAGAGCCTTACCCAAAAGGTGGTAAAATTGGGTTATTTGGTGGTGCCGGAGTTGGCAAAACAGTTTTAATACAAGAGTTAATCAATAATGTGGCACAAGAACACGGAGGATATTCAATATTTACCGGTGTTGGTGAAAGATCAAGAGAAGGTAACGACTTATGGTTAGAAATGAACGAATCAGGAGTTATTGATAAAACAGCACTGGTATTCGGGCAAATGAATGAATCACCAGGTGTTAGAATGAGAGTTGCTCTCACAGGTTTAACAATGGCTGAATATTTTAGAGATGAAGAAGGAAAAGACGTTCTTTTATTTATTGATAATATTTTTAGATTTGTTCAAGCAGGTTCAGAAGTTTCTACATTACTTGGACGTATGCCATCAGCTGTAGGGTATCAACCAACATTAGCAGAAGAAATGGGACAATTACAGGAAAGAATTACATCAACAAAGAAAGGTTCTGTTACATCTGTTCAAGCTGTTTATGTTCCTGCTGATGATTTGACAGATCCTGCCCCTGCGACAACATTTTCTCATTTGGATGCAACAACGGTTTTGTCTAGAAAAGTTGCTGAACAAGGTTTATATCCTGCTGTTGATCCATTAAATTCAACATCAAGAATTTTGGAACCGGAAATTGTAGGGGAAGAACATTATCAAACTGCTAGAAGAGTTCAAGAAGCACTACAAAAATATAATGAATTACAGGATATTATTGCAATTTTAGGTATGGATGAACTTAGTGAAGAAGATAGAGCTATTGTTTATAGAGCTAGAAGAATTCAAAGATTCTTATCACAACCTACACATGTTGCTAAGAAGTTTACAGGATTAGATGGCAAATATGTAAAATTAGAAGATACCATAAAAGGATTTAAGGCTATATTAGATGGTGAAATGGATCAATATCCAGAAGCAGCATTTTTCAATGTTGGCACAATTGAAGAAGTAATTGAA
- the atpA gene encoding F0F1 ATP synthase subunit alpha: MSKLVVRLRSNEKPTKEQLNKLEKFIDKRYNNVEFDWKYDDSIVDGLILQVGSDIYDWSTIGKVEQLRENIEQVNTETDDFMPLLRQSVKEWSPKVVAKEVGYVEEVGDGIAIISGLKHVTYGEIVVFENGEKGLVQDIQKEYIGCVIFGKDSEILEGDEVRRTNRTAGVGVSEQLLGRVVDALGAPIDGLGDIVPEEYYQIEKPAPEILERKPVSRPMETGILAIDSMFPIGRGQRELIIGDRQTGKTAIALDTIVNQKGKDVICIYVAIGQKASSIAQISENLSKQGASDYTIIVAATASQPASMQYIAPYSGTAIAEYFMDRGKDVLIVYDDLSKHAIAYRTISLLIGRSPGREAYPGDVFYLHSRLLERSAQMSAENGGGSITALPIVETQAGDVSAYIPTNIISITDGQIFLESDLFFAGQRPAVNVGLSVSRVGGAAQTKAVKKAASTLRLELAQYREMEIFTQFSSDLDETTKKQLKFGKGLMQLLKQDQYSPLNQSEQVITLVVSLSQVLIGVEEKNIKNTMNEIINYINTKNPNIYLEIESTGQLLDYTKDEIISLAKEYLNQGK; encoded by the coding sequence ATGAGTAAATTAGTAGTTAGATTAAGAAGTAATGAAAAACCTACAAAAGAGCAACTAAATAAGTTAGAGAAATTTATTGATAAAAGATATAACAATGTCGAATTTGACTGGAAATATGATGATAGTATTGTTGATGGTTTAATATTACAAGTTGGATCGGATATATATGACTGGTCTACAATTGGTAAAGTAGAGCAATTAAGAGAAAATATTGAACAAGTTAATACTGAGACTGATGATTTTATGCCACTTTTAAGACAAAGTGTTAAAGAATGGAGTCCTAAAGTTGTTGCAAAAGAAGTTGGTTATGTTGAAGAAGTTGGAGACGGCATTGCTATTATAAGTGGATTAAAACATGTAACATATGGAGAAATAGTAGTTTTTGAAAATGGAGAAAAAGGACTTGTACAAGATATTCAAAAAGAATATATCGGATGTGTTATATTTGGAAAAGATTCGGAAATTTTAGAAGGTGATGAAGTAAGAAGAACAAATAGAACAGCTGGTGTAGGGGTATCTGAACAACTTTTAGGTAGAGTTGTAGATGCATTGGGAGCACCAATTGATGGGTTAGGAGATATAGTACCGGAAGAATACTATCAAATTGAAAAACCAGCACCAGAAATTTTAGAAAGAAAACCAGTTTCAAGACCTATGGAAACAGGTATTTTAGCTATAGACAGTATGTTTCCAATCGGTAGAGGACAAAGAGAATTGATTATTGGTGACAGACAAACAGGTAAGACAGCTATTGCTTTAGATACAATTGTAAATCAAAAAGGTAAGGATGTAATCTGTATTTATGTTGCCATTGGACAAAAGGCAAGTTCAATTGCACAAATTTCTGAGAATTTATCAAAACAAGGGGCTAGTGATTATACAATTATAGTTGCTGCGACGGCAAGTCAACCAGCATCAATGCAATATATTGCTCCTTATTCGGGAACAGCAATTGCAGAATATTTTATGGATAGAGGTAAAGATGTTCTTATAGTATATGATGATTTATCAAAGCATGCTATTGCATATAGAACAATTTCTTTATTAATAGGTAGATCACCGGGACGTGAAGCTTATCCGGGTGATGTATTTTACCTACATTCAAGATTATTAGAAAGATCAGCACAAATGTCAGCTGAAAATGGTGGAGGCTCCATAACTGCATTACCAATTGTTGAAACGCAGGCAGGTGATGTATCAGCATATATTCCAACAAATATTATTTCCATTACAGATGGACAAATTTTCTTGGAAAGTGATTTATTTTTTGCAGGACAAAGGCCGGCTGTTAATGTTGGTTTATCAGTTTCTCGTGTTGGTGGAGCTGCACAAACAAAAGCTGTAAAAAAAGCCGCATCTACATTAAGATTAGAGTTAGCTCAATATAGAGAAATGGAAATATTTACACAATTTTCAAGTGATTTGGATGAAACAACAAAGAAACAATTAAAATTTGGTAAGGGTTTGATGCAATTACTAAAGCAAGATCAATATAGTCCATTGAATCAATCAGAACAAGTAATTACTTTAGTAGTTTCATTGTCACAAGTTTTAATTGGTGTTGAAGAAAAAAATATTAAAAATACAATGAATGAAATTATTAATTATATTAATACGAAAAATCCAAATATTTATCTAGAAATTGAATCTACAGGACAATTACTTGATTATACAAAGGATGAGATAATTTCACTTGCAAAAGAATATTTAAATCAGGGAAAGTAG
- a CDS encoding methionine ABC transporter permease produces the protein MLDLLIQNRKEIFQAFIETNIMIAATIIFSLIVSLPLGTLLYSLNKEYLIKNKILYQILSFALNTLRSVPFLLFIFVLIPVNRFLFNTSYGVISAIIPLSLVTISIYTRFVEQAYINIDQSIIDRAISMGATKIQIIYYFLFPSIYSDLILSFTSVIMSTLSYSTVVGVIGAGGLGDYAFRYGYQEYNYKLMYLIIIIFVLYVFFIQSIGYFIAKKVNKYKEKN, from the coding sequence ATGCTTGATTTACTTATACAAAATAGAAAAGAAATATTTCAGGCATTTATAGAAACTAATATAATGATTGCTGCTACTATTATTTTTTCATTGATAGTATCATTGCCTCTAGGAACATTACTATATTCGTTAAACAAGGAATACCTTATAAAAAATAAAATTTTATATCAGATTTTAAGTTTTGCATTAAACACCTTAAGATCTGTTCCATTTTTATTATTTATATTTGTGTTAATTCCTGTAAATAGGTTTTTATTTAATACATCATATGGTGTTATTTCAGCAATTATTCCATTATCATTGGTTACAATAAGTATTTATACTAGATTTGTAGAACAAGCGTATATAAATATTGATCAATCAATAATAGATAGAGCTATAAGTATGGGAGCTACAAAAATTCAAATAATTTACTATTTTTTATTTCCTTCAATATATAGTGATTTGATTTTATCATTTACTTCTGTAATTATGAGTACATTATCATACTCGACAGTAGTAGGAGTTATAGGAGCGGGTGGTTTAGGTGACTATGCATTTAGATATGGATATCAGGAATACAATTATAAATTAATGTATCTTATAATAATAATTTTTGTTTTATACGTTTTTTTTATTCAAAGTATTGGATATTTCATTGCAAAAAAAGTTAACAAATATAAGGAGAAAAATTAA
- a CDS encoding ATP synthase F0 subunit B, with amino-acid sequence MLGINWQDILLHVFNFALLAILLNELLYNPINKFIENREAYYKNLEIEKLKNLEDSKALLQERTQKLAIIQQEAKEIKDKAIRESQIQANLKIENAQAEGEKIIEQSRIKAKLERDTLIRNTRKDLKEVVVEAAAKLALLNGNVYDDFLDHTEEDIDE; translated from the coding sequence ATGCTAGGCATAAACTGGCAAGATATTTTACTTCATGTTTTCAATTTTGCATTACTTGCAATTTTATTAAATGAATTACTTTATAATCCTATAAATAAATTCATAGAAAATAGAGAAGCATATTATAAAAATTTAGAAATAGAGAAATTAAAAAATTTAGAGGATTCCAAAGCTTTATTACAAGAAAGAACTCAAAAATTGGCAATTATTCAACAAGAAGCTAAAGAAATTAAAGATAAGGCAATTAGAGAATCTCAAATACAAGCTAACTTAAAAATTGAAAATGCTCAAGCGGAGGGTGAAAAAATTATTGAACAATCTAGAATTAAAGCTAAATTGGAAAGAGATACCTTGATAAGAAATACAAGAAAAGACTTAAAAGAGGTTGTTGTTGAAGCGGCAGCTAAATTAGCATTATTAAATGGTAATGTATATGATGATTTTTTGGATCATACGGAAGAGGATATTGATGAGTAA
- a CDS encoding diacylglycerol/lipid kinase family protein — protein sequence MGRYSNIKVIANPQSGKSDSKDFEELIKEQLSKYYKTVDFEYTKEVGDATIIAAKACEDNYHSICSVGGDGTLSEVIEGMVKYEKSPKLVIFPAGTGNIMSKSLKIGQNKKTVINSIDFTKTKKIDIGKAGEKVFSFALSIGQIPEAINEVTNEEKEKNGFFAYFSNLLKRLIRKRKTHYLRVIVDGKEYEGKVDHLLILVSDKFGNLNIPNEESSIDDGYLNVYILKKGAIFEKLRVGIEVIIGNLLDNENVEYMKGKNIRIESLNSEKINVDLDGDRGPRLPLDVSILNKNIEVFTGKKYIK from the coding sequence ATGGGAAGATATAGTAATATTAAAGTTATTGCAAATCCACAATCAGGCAAATCTGATAGTAAGGATTTTGAAGAATTAATAAAAGAACAACTAAGTAAATATTATAAAACTGTAGATTTTGAATATACAAAAGAAGTAGGAGATGCCACTATAATAGCAGCAAAGGCGTGTGAAGATAATTATCATTCAATTTGCTCAGTGGGAGGAGATGGCACATTATCAGAAGTTATTGAAGGCATGGTAAAATATGAGAAATCTCCAAAATTAGTAATATTTCCGGCTGGGACAGGAAACATTATGTCTAAATCATTAAAAATTGGACAAAATAAAAAGACTGTTATTAATTCAATAGACTTTACTAAAACTAAAAAAATTGATATAGGTAAAGCAGGAGAAAAAGTTTTTAGCTTTGCTTTAAGTATTGGCCAAATTCCTGAAGCTATTAATGAAGTTACAAATGAAGAAAAAGAAAAAAATGGTTTTTTTGCATATTTTTCTAATTTATTAAAAAGACTTATAAGAAAAAGAAAAACTCACTATTTAAGAGTTATTGTAGATGGTAAAGAATATGAAGGTAAAGTTGATCATTTACTTATATTAGTTTCAGATAAATTTGGAAATTTAAATATTCCTAATGAAGAGTCATCAATAGATGATGGATACCTTAATGTATATATCTTAAAAAAAGGTGCTATATTTGAAAAACTAAGAGTTGGAATCGAAGTTATTATAGGAAATTTATTAGATAATGAAAATGTAGAGTACATGAAGGGGAAAAATATCAGAATTGAATCATTAAATTCAGAAAAAATTAATGTTGATTTAGATGGAGATAGAGGTCCTAGATTACCATTAGATGTTTCAATATTAAATAAAAACATTGAGGTATTTACAGGAAAAAAATATATAAAATAA
- a CDS encoding F0F1 ATP synthase subunit A has protein sequence MKKKIRYFLIFLAVASLVGSFIVGSHGESHGLKLAMREAVLHEVDKINLFGLINVNPSVISALIVTGIIFIFSLIVRIFIIPKFKRVPGRFQLILEEVVMTFKNLAISNSPHKYKILSRYIFAAGVYIFIGTLFELSGVQVVSIQGNPITLPAPLSDLNAAIAMGCLSYLFIMSGGLTSNGFKGVLKTLKDFSLPISMSFRLFGALVSGLLVMDLVYHSIFLSFGLPVVVAVLFTLLHAIIQAYVLTLLTSIYYGEVSEIHETH, from the coding sequence ATGAAGAAAAAAATCAGATATTTTTTGATTTTTCTTGCAGTTGCATCTCTTGTGGGAAGTTTCATAGTTGGATCTCATGGTGAAAGTCATGGATTAAAATTAGCTATGAGAGAAGCTGTTTTACACGAAGTAGATAAGATAAACTTATTTGGATTAATAAATGTTAATCCATCTGTAATTTCAGCTTTAATTGTTACAGGAATTATTTTTATATTTTCATTAATAGTAAGAATATTTATAATTCCAAAATTTAAAAGAGTTCCTGGGAGATTTCAATTAATATTAGAAGAAGTTGTAATGACATTTAAAAATTTGGCTATTTCAAACAGTCCTCATAAATATAAAATTTTATCTAGATATATTTTCGCTGCTGGAGTTTACATATTTATTGGTACTTTATTTGAATTATCAGGGGTGCAAGTTGTTTCAATTCAAGGAAATCCAATAACTTTGCCAGCTCCATTATCAGATTTAAATGCCGCTATAGCAATGGGATGTTTATCATATCTATTTATTATGTCTGGGGGATTAACATCAAACGGCTTTAAGGGAGTATTAAAGACATTAAAAGATTTTTCACTACCAATATCAATGAGTTTTAGATTATTCGGTGCATTAGTTAGTGGACTTTTAGTAATGGATTTAGTATATCACTCAATATTTTTAAGTTTTGGTTTACCGGTTGTAGTAGCTGTATTATTTACATTATTGCATGCAATTATTCAAGCTTATGTTTTAACATTATTAACATCAATATATTATGGAGAAGTTTCAGAAATACATGAAACACATTAA
- the atpE gene encoding ATP synthase F0 subunit C codes for MKKSNKLASLLLALILVSSFMFLGGVANAQETNTTKTQAVDSSTGSKAIAAGIAIGLTGLGGALGMGLAIAKSADGISRQPEAEGKIRSALMIGLVFVETVVIYALIVAILVIFVL; via the coding sequence ATGAAAAAATCAAATAAATTAGCATCATTATTATTAGCATTAATATTAGTTTCAAGTTTTATGTTTTTAGGTGGAGTAGCAAATGCACAAGAGACAAATACAACAAAAACACAAGCAGTTGATTCCTCAACCGGTTCAAAAGCAATAGCAGCAGGTATTGCAATAGGTTTAACCGGTTTAGGAGGAGCACTTGGTATGGGGCTAGCTATCGCTAAATCCGCAGATGGTATCTCAAGACAACCGGAAGCAGAAGGAAAAATAAGATCAGCATTAATGATTGGGCTAGTTTTCGTTGAAACTGTTGTTATTTATGCGCTGATTGTAGCTATATTAGTAATATTTGTATTATAG
- a CDS encoding ATP-binding cassette domain-containing protein: MILRFNNVSKKFNNSKINFELKNISFDLHEKEVLGIIGKNGSGKSTILRIANNLVRKDSGEIIYDNISIEDLSYKQILNMRKNIAYIFQEANLLDNKTVYYHLSLVYKLNYYKVNEEEIDDILKFMEIEHLKYTYCIYLSGGQKQKVAIAIAILQKPKILLCDEISASLDTKSEKEIFDLLKKIMNSSNISILIISHNLNIMKNFCDRILFLENGEIKDSIIPNKKYISSNDNYYRNVKEYLNA, from the coding sequence GTGATATTAAGATTTAATAATGTATCAAAAAAATTTAATAATTCAAAAATAAACTTCGAATTAAAGAATATTTCATTTGATTTGCATGAAAAAGAGGTTTTAGGAATAATTGGTAAAAATGGCTCTGGTAAAAGCACTATTTTAAGGATTGCTAATAATCTTGTAAGAAAAGATTCCGGTGAAATAATATATGATAATATTTCTATTGAGGACTTATCATACAAACAAATTTTGAATATGAGAAAAAATATAGCATATATTTTTCAAGAGGCAAATCTTTTAGATAATAAAACTGTTTATTATCATTTGAGCTTAGTGTATAAATTGAATTATTATAAAGTTAATGAAGAAGAAATTGATGATATATTAAAATTTATGGAAATAGAACACTTAAAATACACATATTGTATATATTTAAGTGGAGGACAAAAACAAAAAGTAGCAATAGCCATTGCTATTTTACAAAAACCTAAAATTTTATTATGCGATGAAATAAGTGCATCTTTAGATACAAAATCTGAAAAAGAGATATTTGATTTATTAAAAAAAATTATGAATTCTTCAAATATATCAATTTTGATTATTTCGCATAATTTAAATATTATGAAAAATTTTTGTGATAGGATTTTATTTTTAGAAAATGGAGAAATAAAAGATTCTATTATTCCTAATAAAAAATATATATCGTCAAATGATAATTATTACCGTAATGTTAAGGAGTATTTAAATGCTTGA
- a CDS encoding MetQ/NlpA family ABC transporter substrate-binding protein, which translates to MKKLLTVLLVFSALLVGCAGNSQKQIKMNETSKKLNKEIEVIKVAAHTNPMTTMLKLIEPDLKEKGYKLELVAVSDNVQANVALQNKEVDANFFQHEPFMAQFNEKNKGNLVKVTPVYNALVAFYSKTIKSLDELKDGAIVSIPNDPTNKARALRLLASSKLIELKDPNSYKVSVDDIVKNPKNLKFKEWGLLNLNEAYQESDLTFNYPTYIEALKLKPLENGLILEPDADKIFSIIIAARKDNRDSEKIKVLKDVMNGEKIKKFIEEKLKGHAKAAF; encoded by the coding sequence ATGAAAAAATTATTAACAGTTTTATTAGTTTTTTCAGCATTACTAGTAGGTTGTGCGGGAAATTCACAAAAACAAATAAAGATGAACGAAACATCAAAAAAATTAAATAAAGAAATTGAAGTGATAAAAGTTGCTGCTCATACCAATCCTATGACAACGATGTTAAAGCTTATAGAACCTGATTTAAAAGAAAAAGGATATAAATTGGAATTAGTAGCAGTTAGTGATAATGTACAAGCTAATGTTGCTTTACAAAATAAAGAAGTAGATGCGAACTTTTTTCAACATGAACCATTTATGGCTCAATTTAATGAAAAAAATAAAGGAAATTTAGTTAAGGTAACTCCTGTTTATAATGCTCTAGTAGCATTTTATTCAAAAACTATAAAATCATTAGATGAATTAAAAGATGGAGCTATAGTTTCTATACCAAATGATCCTACAAATAAAGCACGTGCATTAAGATTATTGGCATCTTCTAAGTTAATCGAATTAAAAGACCCAAATAGTTATAAAGTTTCAGTTGATGATATTGTAAAAAATCCTAAAAACTTAAAATTTAAGGAATGGGGATTACTTAATTTAAATGAAGCATATCAAGAATCGGATTTAACATTTAATTATCCAACATATATTGAGGCATTAAAATTAAAACCCTTAGAAAATGGATTAATACTTGAACCGGATGCAGATAAAATTTTTTCAATTATAATTGCAGCTAGAAAAGATAATAGAGATTCTGAAAAAATTAAAGTATTGAAAGATGTAATGAATGGAGAAAAAATTAAAAAATTTATTGAAGAAAAATTAAAAGGACATGCTAAAGCAGCTTTTTAA
- the atpG gene encoding ATP synthase F1 subunit gamma yields MSSAKEIKSRIKSITDTRKITNAMYLISSTKIKKAKKSLDDTRPYFYALRKEIKRIFRTVKDIDSPYLYPTNMNQFVNGTYGILVITADKGLAGAYNHNIINKSREISHENDSRYFIVGEYGRQYFNRHGLDYEEDFHYSAQAPTMEEARQIAKILLDEYNFGRIKKIFIVYTDFDGKAGAEARLTRLLPFHRDYFEDSKKLEEEVVKNEFEFTSDTSSLLESLTENYIIGFIYGALVDSYCSELDFRMNAMNSANQNADKILADLSLEYNRVRQASITQEITEVSAGAKVMKQNRRKAKKV; encoded by the coding sequence ATGTCAAGTGCAAAAGAAATAAAATCAAGAATAAAAAGTATTACTGATACAAGAAAAATAACAAATGCAATGTATTTAATTTCTTCAACAAAAATTAAAAAAGCAAAAAAATCTTTAGATGATACTAGACCATATTTTTATGCACTAAGAAAAGAAATTAAAAGAATTTTTAGAACCGTAAAGGATATTGATAGTCCGTATTTATATCCAACTAATATGAATCAATTTGTAAATGGAACATACGGTATTCTTGTAATAACGGCTGATAAGGGATTGGCAGGAGCTTATAATCATAATATTATAAATAAGTCACGAGAAATCTCTCATGAAAATGACTCGAGATATTTTATAGTTGGAGAATATGGTAGACAATATTTTAATAGACATGGTTTAGATTATGAAGAAGATTTTCATTATAGTGCACAAGCACCAACGATGGAAGAAGCAAGACAAATTGCTAAAATATTACTTGATGAATATAATTTTGGAAGAATAAAAAAAATCTTTATAGTATATACGGATTTTGATGGAAAAGCAGGTGCTGAGGCTAGATTAACCAGACTTTTACCATTTCATAGGGATTATTTCGAAGATTCAAAAAAATTAGAAGAAGAAGTTGTAAAAAATGAATTTGAGTTTACATCTGATACATCAAGTTTACTAGAAAGTCTTACTGAAAATTATATTATCGGATTTATTTACGGTGCTTTAGTAGATAGTTATTGTAGTGAATTGGATTTTAGAATGAATGCTATGAATTCAGCAAATCAAAATGCTGATAAGATTCTAGCTGATTTATCTTTAGAATATAATAGAGTAAGACAAGCATCCATCACACAAGAAATAACAGAGGTAAGTGCTGGTGCGAAAGTAATGAAACAAAATAGAAGAAAGGCAAAGAAAGTATGA
- a CDS encoding DUF1846 domain-containing protein — protein MEKISFDNEKYIKMQSGKILERISKFDNKLYLEFGGKLFDDAHASRVLPGFKVDTKLQMLLKLKDKAEVVIVVNANDIQSNKLRGDLEIGYDSEVLRLIDSFNSVDLYVSSVMINQFENQPNAIKFRNYLDKMNIKSYVSYTIEGYPNNTSLIVSDEGFGKNEYIKTSRPLVVVTAPGPGSGKLATCMSQMYHEYKNGVKAGYAKFETFPVWNLPLKHPVNIAYEAATADLNDVNMIDPFHLEAYGETTINYNRDVEAFPILQSMFNKIMGECPYKSPTDMGVNMVGYCISDNDGVISASKDEVIRRYYDALCDLKIGKVKENVIQKIDILMTQLNIKPEDRKVTLQARKKSEENNTSAFAIELPDNKIVTGKTTQLLDASSACLLNALKTLGNINDEIPLISPNILEPITEMKYNIIKEDGVKLHLDEVLIALAMSATTNPVSHLAMEQLEKLRGCEAHSTIMLESNDKTILRKLGLHFTSDPKFRSKGLYRNY, from the coding sequence ATGGAAAAAATTTCTTTTGATAATGAAAAATATATCAAAATGCAGTCGGGAAAAATTCTAGAAAGAATTAGTAAATTTGATAATAAGCTATATTTGGAATTTGGTGGGAAATTATTTGATGATGCTCATGCATCCAGAGTTTTACCAGGATTTAAGGTAGATACTAAACTTCAAATGTTGTTGAAACTTAAAGATAAAGCAGAAGTTGTTATAGTTGTAAATGCAAATGATATTCAAAGTAATAAATTAAGAGGTGATTTAGAGATAGGATATGATAGTGAGGTTTTAAGATTAATTGACTCATTTAATAGTGTTGATCTATATGTTTCATCTGTAATGATTAACCAATTTGAAAATCAACCAAATGCAATTAAATTTAGAAATTACTTAGATAAAATGAATATTAAATCTTATGTTTCATATACAATTGAAGGATACCCAAACAATACCTCTTTAATAGTAAGTGATGAAGGATTTGGAAAAAATGAATATATTAAAACAAGTAGACCTTTAGTTGTAGTTACTGCTCCCGGACCGGGAAGTGGAAAATTAGCAACGTGTATGTCCCAAATGTATCATGAATATAAAAATGGTGTTAAAGCCGGATATGCAAAATTTGAAACATTTCCAGTATGGAATTTACCATTAAAACATCCTGTAAATATTGCTTATGAGGCAGCAACTGCTGACTTAAATGACGTTAATATGATAGATCCATTTCACTTAGAAGCATATGGTGAAACTACGATAAATTACAATAGAGATGTAGAAGCATTTCCAATATTACAATCAATGTTTAATAAAATTATGGGAGAATGTCCATATAAATCGCCAACAGATATGGGAGTTAATATGGTTGGATACTGTATAAGTGATAATGATGGGGTTATTTCTGCAAGTAAAGATGAGGTTATCAGAAGATATTATGATGCTTTATGTGATTTGAAAATTGGTAAAGTAAAAGAAAATGTAATACAAAAAATTGATATATTAATGACTCAGTTAAACATTAAACCTGAAGATAGAAAAGTTACACTACAAGCAAGAAAAAAATCAGAAGAAAATAATACTTCAGCTTTTGCTATAGAATTACCAGATAATAAAATTGTTACCGGAAAAACAACTCAGTTGTTAGATGCTTCCTCAGCTTGCTTATTGAATGCATTAAAAACTTTAGGAAATATAAACGATGAAATTCCTTTAATATCACCTAATATACTAGAACCTATTACAGAAATGAAGTATAATATAATTAAAGAGGATGGAGTTAAATTACATCTTGATGAAGTTTTAATAGCATTAGCAATGTCTGCAACAACAAATCCGGTTTCACATTTAGCTATGGAACAATTAGAGAAATTAAGAGGATGTGAAGCTCATTCAACAATAATGCTAGAATCTAATGATAAAACTATATTAAGAAAATTAGGATTACATTTTACTTCAGATCCTAAATTTAGATCGAAAGGTTTATATAGGAATTATTAA